The following are encoded together in the Anopheles nili chromosome 3, idAnoNiliSN_F5_01, whole genome shotgun sequence genome:
- the LOC128726036 gene encoding uncharacterized protein LOC128726036 has translation MADTTTTTTTTTSTELVAPETAKQAIASEPEVTASDTSSPASEATPVRTMVETATMTDAAEQKESESSAPVAPEVDVPVVKVPEGEGATAKEAVEAEEEPDTLSPLMTDNHTFLQHHEIMREDPNLEEVATEPGSSSPQQQQQQQHFHRHHHHHGHGVEEVHDYGIYDDDEQEDDEDEDDDDEDIDDEDEMFMRDQDEPEPNMKHSDTKESISSIDSDVSLSYDRRSASELQQLQQQHRQHSEDAGAGSSDDAAKDSGCEIAKKSSGEGEGLEAGEIHEDGEEGTFEIPDDEMCERIIEQVEFYFSNENILKDAFLLKHVRRNKEGFVSLKLVSSFKRVRQLTKDWRVVGYAIKRKSVRIEVNDLGTKIRRLEALPEHDETTPSRTVVATGLPYDKYTVEKVSELFSKCGEISLIRVLRPGGPIPADVRQFINKHPELQESECALVEFTESSSARRAQALADFVVLELVAPKKKTGKKATNVTKFVESYKVAAGHEIERSRGGEGFDRFRMRRGSGFYPKADMMVGALYQQQQQVMSPHHHHHHHHQMLPMMSPPMQAPMPADPHQLQQQSPPMPYMVPHSPQPRKYSFGNETYEYFQPQQQQRRASAYSLGSDASRKFSSCSEGYSSCGEMSRRTSACSSVPAEGISRRTSACSEVPSSRRSSNCSDFCSCNARRISQCSTDLMYRRMSQCSADHPGTPVHSVPRKYSVGSNYDRKYANSPELLQQQQQQLQQGHLLQRRISMDSTGAYDGRKFSSGSITGYHTDGSPNISPRKYSSNGFDPLRKLSSGSDQYYNGRKISTDSGYDRRISIGSECSGPRSRAGSVLCSHGNTALPTPANEAVVRTPIGPDGSKGFGTRTRRIGQIVPPA, from the coding sequence ATGGCCGatacgacgacgacaacgacgacgacaacgtcCACGGAGCTGGTGGCACCGGAAACGGCAAAGCAAGCCATCGCTAGTGAACCTGAGGTGACCGCGAGTGACACAAGCAGCCCAGCATCTGAGGCTACCCCGGTGAGAACAATGGTCGAGACGGCCACGATGACGGACGCGGCAGAGCAGAAGGAAAGTGAAAGTTCCGCACCGGTGGCGCCTGAGGTGGACGTACCGGTGGTGAAGGTGCCGGAGGGCGAAGGTGCAACAGCGAAGGAAGCGGTAGAAGCTGAAGAAGAGCCGGACACACTGTCCCCGCTGATGACGGACAATCACACGTTCCTGCAGCATCATGAGATAATGCGGGAGGATCCGAACCTGGAGGAGGTTGCGACTGAACCGGGAAGTAGTAgtcctcagcagcagcagcagcaacaacacttccatcggcatcatcatcatcacggaCACGGTGTTGAGGAGGTGCATGACTACGGCATCTACGATGATGACGAGCAggaggatgatgaggatgaagatgatgacgatgaggacattgacgacgaggacgagatGTTCATGCGCGATCAGGATGAGCCGGAACCGAACATGAAGCACTCCGACACGAAGGAGTCGATCAGCTCGATCGACAGTGACGTTTCGCTGTCGTACGATCGACGTAGTGCGAGTGagctgcagcagttgcagcagcaacaccgtCAACACTCGGAAGATGCCGGCGCTGGATCGTCGGACGATGCGGCCAAGGACTCTGGGTGTGAGATCGCGAAGAAGTCGTCTGGTGAGGGTGAAGGTCTCGAGGCAGGTGAGATCCATGAGGACGGTGAAGAGGGCACGTTCGAGATCCCGGACGATGAGATGTGCGAGAGGATCATCGAGCAGGTGGAGTTCTACTTCTCGAACGAGAACATCCTGAAGGACGCGTTCCTGCTGAAGCACGTGCGTCGCAACAAGGAGGGCTTCGTGAGCCTGAAGTTGGTGTCGAGCTTTAAGCGTGTTCGTCAGCTAACGAAGGACTGGCGTGTGGTTGGGTACGCGATCAAGCGTAAGAGCGTCCGGATCGAGGTGAATGATCTCGGCACGAAGATCCGCCGGTTGGAGGCGTTGCCTGAGCATGATGAGACGACACCATCGCGCACGGTCGTCGCAACTGGGCTGCCATACGACAAGTACACCGTCGAGAAGGTGTCCGAGTTGTTCTCGAAGTGCGGCGAGATCTCGCTGATTCGGGTGTTGCGTCCAGGTGGACCAATCCCGGCTGATGTAAGACAGTTCATCAACAAGCACCCGGAGTTGCAGGAGAGCGAATGCGCGTTGGTTGAGTTCACTGAGTCGTCTTCTGCTCGACGTGCTCAGGCTCTAGCAGACTTTGTCGTGCTTGAGCTGGTAGcaccgaagaagaagacggGCAAGAAGGCTACCAACGTGACGAAGTTCGTCGAGAGCTACAAGGTGGCGGCAGGACATGAGATCGAACGGAGCCGTGGAGGTGAGGGCTTTGACCGCTTCCGAATGCGCCGTGGGTCTGGCTTCTACCCCAAGGCGGACATGATGGTTGGGGCACTgtatcagcagcaacagcaggtaATGTCAccacatcaccatcatcaccatcaccatcagaTGCTACCGATGATGAGTCCACCAATGCAGGCGCCTATGCCAGCTGATCCTCATCAACTTCAACAGCAGTCACCGCCGATGCCTTACATGGTACCGCATTCGCCTCAACCACGCAAGTACTCCTTCGGCAATGAGACCTACGAGTACTTCCAgcctcaacagcagcagcgtcgGGCTAGTGCTTACTCACTCGGATCTGATGCATCGCGCAAGTTCTCCAGCTGTTCGGAGGGCTACTCAAGCTGCGGAGAGATGTCTCGTCGAACGTCTGCCTGTTCGTCTGTACCAGCTGAGGGTATCTCGCGCAGGACATCCGCCTGTTCGGAAGTTCCTTCATCACGTCGTTCATCCAACTGCTCGGACTTCTGCTCGTGCAATGCTCGCCGCATCTCGCAGTGCTCTACAGACCTGATGTACCGTCGGATGTCTCAGTGCTCAGCTGATCACCCTGGTACGCCAGTGCATTCGGTCCCAAGGAAGTACTCCGTCGGTTCGAACTATGATCGCAAGTACGCGAACTCGCCCGAGCTtctccagcaacagcagcagcagctccagcagGGTCATCTTCTGCAACGTCGCATCTCGATGGACTCGACTGGTGCGTACGATGGACGCAAGTTCTCGTCAGGATCGATCACAGGCTACCACACGGACGGTAGTCCCAACATCTCGCCGCGCAAGTACTCCTCAAACGGGTTCGATCCTCTGCGCAAGCTGTCTAGCGGTTCGGATCAGTACTACAACGGGCGCAAGATCTCGACCGACTCCGGATATGATCGGCGGATCTCGATCGGATCCGAGTGTTCTGGGCCACGATCGCGCGCTGGCAGTGTTCTGTGTAGTCATGGCAACACTGCTCTGCCGACTCCTGCCAATGAGGCCGTTGTACGCACCCCAATCGGACCGGATGGCAGCAAGGGCTTCGGGACGCGCACGCGTCGCATTGGACAGATTGTGCCACCGGCCTAA